The DNA segment CCATACTTGCTATTCCACGGATAAATATAGCCGTTCCGATAGTTAATATGATAAGACTAATGGGATTTGCTCCCTTTGCCCTTCTAATTAGAACAAACTCCATTAACCAACCTATTATTGAAACAAAGACAATTGTGACTATAAATCCTAGCCAGTAGGGCATTCCAAAAGACGATAAAGAGTACATCGTCAATCCACCCAACATCACAAATTCTCCTTGAGCTAGATTTATAACCTTTGTAACACTATAAATAGTAACGAAGCCGAGGGCGACAATTGCGTAAATACTGCCAATTGTCAGTCCTGTTAAAGTAAACTGAAAAAAGTCCCCCATTATACACACTCCTTTTCCGATTTGCTAGATTATACCCCCAATGGGCTTTGTTTCCGTTTATCGACAAGTCGGATTGCCTTTCCTTCCGAACGTGGAATAGTTTTCGGCGGGTTCACAACAATATCAATCGTAATTAAGCAAGTCGATTTCATTTGGTGTTGAATAGTTCTTTTTAACAGAGTGATTGTATCGTGTTTTAAATCTTTGCCAACTTCATCGAAAAGAATCGTTTCACACTCTACATGTAGCTCTATACCATCCATTGCCCCTTTCCGTATTAAATGGATTTGATAAACTGGTACGAGTCCCCTTACTTGGAGAAGTACTCTTTCCATTTCAGATGGAAAAACATTCACACCTCGAATAATAATCATGTCATCAGTCCTGCCTTTGATACGTGACATTCTGGTAGTCGTTCTTCCACATTTACATTGCTCCCGGTTGATAGACGCTATATCTCCAGTACGATAGCGGATAATTGGTAGCGCTTCCTTTTGAAGACTAGTAAAGACAAGTTCTCCACTTTCTCCATCCTCAACAGGCTGAAGTGTATCCTTATCAATTACTTCTACATAGAAATGATCTTCTGCTATATGAAGTCCGTTCTGTTCTTCATGACACTCAACTGCTACACCAGGTCCCATAATTTCACTTAACCCATAAATATCAACTGCTTTAATATTCAGTTTTTTTTCAAGAGTAGAACGCATTTCTTCTGACCATACTTCCGCTCCGAAAATACCGTAATCAAGATTAGTCTCCCGTGGGTCAATTCCCATATCTTCCATCTTTTCAACAATGCTTAGAATGTAAGAAGGAGTTCCACAAATACCTCGGGGCTTCAAGTCGTTAATTAGTGTAATTTGTCGATCAGTATTTCCACCAGAAATTGGAACGGTAATAACACCAAGTTCTTCTGCTCCTTGGTGAAGTCCTAGACCACCAGTAAATAATCCGTACCCGTATGCGTTATGAAAGACATCTGACTTTTTGCCACCCGCTGCAACAATTGCTCTTGCAACTATAATTCCCCAATTCTTTAAATCGTTTTTGGTGTAACCAACGATTGTCGGTTTTCCGCTTGTTCCTGATGAACCGTGAATTCGATTAATATTTTCCAATGGTTCTGCAAATAGTCCGTAAGGATACGTATCACGAAAATCTTTCTTTATCGTAAATGGAAGTTTAGTAATATCGTCAAAAGTTTGAATATCCTCGGGTTTAATTCCAAGCTCATCAAACTTTTTTTTATAAAAATCTACATTTTCATATACCTTTTTTACTGTTGACTTTAGTCCATTCAACTGCCATTCTTGCATTTGAGTGCGTGATGCTGATTCAATTTCCGGATTATACATATCATTTCCCCCTTATTCAAAGTTATATTTTTATAATATTTTAATCACTCATTACTTTTCTTGTTTTATATTCCTGAAAACAAGAATTAATATCAGTTTTACTTGTTTATTAATCAAACCTTCTATTAATACGATGGGTTACATTCAGCATATTTATATTAATCATTTCTAATCCCCCTTAATTAAATATATGTACTTATTACGTAACGAAAAGTAAACGCAATCACAAATATAGTTACACGTGATCGCATTAATCAACATAAACTCCGCATTACTTTTAGAGTATAACGTTTTATAAACGATATATTTATATTTGGTAATATGATTACAGATTAATGGTGATTAACAAAGAAGTCAATAGTAATCTCTGAAAATTCTAATAAATCATTTTAAAAGAACATTCAGAATTTAATTTAATTGTGAGCAACACTATGAAAACACAAAAAACTCGAAGTGCTAAGATTGTTATCCTAGCACTTCGAGTTGATCATATTTAACTTTGCAGATTATTATTAATAATTCATCTTATTTTTCTATATCAGCAGTATTAAATTTATCTAACATCGTGATTGTATCAACCAGATGGTTATTAAAAATTTGTCGAGCTACTTGAAGCAATTCAGCAATCATAGGATCTCTTAAAGAATAGACCACCCGATTTCCCTCTTTGGTCCCAACCACTATATTTTTAGCTCTTAAGATGGTTAATTGTTGTGAGACAGCCGATCCTTCACTACCAACAATTGTTTGAATCTCATTTACGTTCTTATCTCCTTCGGCCAATAGCTCAAGAATTTTAATTCTAAGAGGATGTGCGAGGGCTTTAAAAAAGTCGGATTTAAATTGACCAAGTTCATGATTCATGTCATTGCCTCTCTTTCTTTCCATACAATAAATTCACTTTTCTACTTCTCGTAAGTACCACTAGATAATGCCGTACACTCTCTAAAAGCAAAATGTTTACATCCTAAACATTTATCTCTATCTAAATGCTCCAATGCAGAATTAATGGCATCTCCTGTATGTTCAAAAAAATGTTCTTCGCCTAATAAATCAGCTAACCCAGTATTTATTAATAGTTTTTTTGGTTGTGGTTTAATTCCTGATATTAGTACGACACCATGTCTGGAGAAATCTTTTACAATACTAGTGAGATAGGCTTCTCCAGTCGTATCCATAAAGGGAACTTTTCCCATTCTTAACAGCAAGACCTTAGGCTTAAAGTCAATAGCTTTCATAATCGTTTGTTCAAAAGCTTGTGCAGCTCCAAAAAATAAAGGACCATCTATTGTATAAATACTAATTTGAGGACAGTCATGAATTGATGACACCATATTCTCATCTATTTTATCATTCTTATGTTGTGGGTTAGGAAGTCCTTTTACTGTAACTACAGCGTCACTCATCCTTTTTATAAGTAAAAGACCAGCTAAGAGAAGACCTATTTCGACTGCGACTGTAAGATTTACAAAAACTGTAAGTAAAAAAGTAACCGTTAGAACGACTGAATCAGTTGTTTTAGTTTTTAACAACTGATAAAAAATATGGCGTTCACTCATATTCCAAGCGACTACCATTAATATCGGTGCCATACTCGCTAATGGGATACTTGATGCATACGGTGCAAAAAGCATTAAGATAAGTAATACAATGACACCATGGATAATACCTGAGAATGGAGAAACAGCTCCATTTTTAATATTTGTCGCTGTTCTAGCAATTGCTCCAGTAGCTGGAATCCCTCCAAATAATGGAGTGACAATATTTGCGATACCTTGACCGACTAATTCTCGGTTACTATTATGCTTAGTATTAGTCATACCGTCTGCGACAACCGCAGAAAGTAAAGATTCAATACTACCAAGTACAGCAATAATAAATGCTGGAACAATCATCTGTTGAATTCGCTCGAACGTAATTTCGGGAATCCGAAAGTTTGGAAGTGTATTTGGTATTTCTCCGAAGGTTGAACCAATCGTAGCTACTTGATTTGGAAACAGTAGACTAGCTGCAATAGTCGAAAGCACTAAACCGATAAGTGGGCCAGGAATTTTAGGGAAAAATTTAGGTGTAAGTAATATTATGATAAGACATATTACAGCTGTCAGGATACTATAAAAATTTATACTTGGAAAATGTATAAATATTTCTCGGAGGTTGCTATAAAATGTTTCATGTTTTTCTACACCTGTTAGTCCTAGAAAATTGGAAATTTGACTCACAAAA comes from the Paenisporosarcina antarctica genome and includes:
- a CDS encoding phenylacetate--CoA ligase family protein encodes the protein MYNPEIESASRTQMQEWQLNGLKSTVKKVYENVDFYKKKFDELGIKPEDIQTFDDITKLPFTIKKDFRDTYPYGLFAEPLENINRIHGSSGTSGKPTIVGYTKNDLKNWGIIVARAIVAAGGKKSDVFHNAYGYGLFTGGLGLHQGAEELGVITVPISGGNTDRQITLINDLKPRGICGTPSYILSIVEKMEDMGIDPRETNLDYGIFGAEVWSEEMRSTLEKKLNIKAVDIYGLSEIMGPGVAVECHEEQNGLHIAEDHFYVEVIDKDTLQPVEDGESGELVFTSLQKEALPIIRYRTGDIASINREQCKCGRTTTRMSRIKGRTDDMIIIRGVNVFPSEMERVLLQVRGLVPVYQIHLIRKGAMDGIELHVECETILFDEVGKDLKHDTITLLKRTIQHQMKSTCLITIDIVVNPPKTIPRSEGKAIRLVDKRKQSPLGV
- a CDS encoding ArsR/SmtB family transcription factor, whose translation is MNHELGQFKSDFFKALAHPLRIKILELLAEGDKNVNEIQTIVGSEGSAVSQQLTILRAKNIVVGTKEGNRVVYSLRDPMIAELLQVARQIFNNHLVDTITMLDKFNTADIEK
- a CDS encoding SulP family inorganic anion transporter; the encoded protein is MKRKFNFSGRYSGYSLQGFQKDLLAGLIVAVITIPLGMAFAIASGVKPEYGIYTSIIGGVLIAIFGGSKYQIGGPTGAFVPILFGIVMVYGYENLLIAGFLAGIILLLMGIFKFGSLIKFIPRPVTIGFTSGIAVIIFVSQISNFLGLTGVEKHETFYSNLREIFIHFPSINFYSILTAVICLIIILLTPKFFPKIPGPLIGLVLSTIAASLLFPNQVATIGSTFGEIPNTLPNFRIPEITFERIQQMIVPAFIIAVLGSIESLLSAVVADGMTNTKHNSNRELVGQGIANIVTPLFGGIPATGAIARTATNIKNGAVSPFSGIIHGVIVLLILMLFAPYASSIPLASMAPILMVVAWNMSERHIFYQLLKTKTTDSVVLTVTFLLTVFVNLTVAVEIGLLLAGLLLIKRMSDAVVTVKGLPNPQHKNDKIDENMVSSIHDCPQISIYTIDGPLFFGAAQAFEQTIMKAIDFKPKVLLLRMGKVPFMDTTGEAYLTSIVKDFSRHGVVLISGIKPQPKKLLINTGLADLLGEEHFFEHTGDAINSALEHLDRDKCLGCKHFAFRECTALSSGTYEK